AAGGTTTTTCCATAAAACATCTCAGCTTTTAAAATCCCAAAAAATCCTTCCATAGGACCATTATCAATACATTTACCAACTCTAGACATACTTTGTGTCATCCCTGCTTTATTAATCTTACTTTTAAAGGAATTATTAGTATATTGAAAACCTCTATCGCTAT
This window of the Proteiniborus ethanoligenes genome carries:
- a CDS encoding IS3 family transposase — encoded protein: SDRGFQYTNNSFKSKINKAGMTQSMSRVGKCIDNGPMEGFFGILKAEMFYGKTFKSLEDLKEEIIKYIKFYNEERFQKRLGCMAPLEYRNHTPKSA